In the Oncorhynchus keta strain PuntledgeMale-10-30-2019 chromosome 29, Oket_V2, whole genome shotgun sequence genome, one interval contains:
- the LOC118362964 gene encoding E3 ubiquitin-protein ligase TRIM21-like: MASSSSLLSEEQFLCSICLDVFTEPVSTSCGHNFCMACVTKYWDSKDPCQCPLCQETFSRRPKLHINATFREVVENFKKTRDRRKDGPPSKPEIVPCDVCTGMKHKALKSCLVCQTSYCETHLEPHQIALPLKRHKLIDPVVNLEDRICKKHDRFLDLFCRTDQTCVCQFCTETDHKTHDTVPIEDESGERKVQLGKTEAEVQLIIQGRLKKVKDIKFSVDLSKRDAEREIADSVQVFTALVRSIEKSQAELIEVIEERHKAVECQAEGLIKELEQEITELKRRSTELKQLSHTEDHLQLLQSFSSVVCTPPPTKDWSEISVHRAVRRAVSQLEETLNKEMEKLPEVKLKRIQQYAVDVTLDPDTANLFLILSDNGKQVRTGDTELNLPDNPKRFDRFTVLLGKDGFSSGRFYYEVTVKGKTRWDLGVARESTDRKGDITLSPEHGVWTMMLRDGNEYTACASPQVRLSLSEKPQKVGVFVDYEEGVVSFYNVEARSHIYSFTCCIFTEKIYPFFSPCSDDSGKNAAPLIISPVNHKY, translated from the coding sequence ATGGCTTCCTCCAGCAGTCTCCTGTCTGAAGAGCAGTTCCTGTGCTCTATCTGTCTGGATGTGTTCACTGAGCCAGTCTCCACTTCATGTGGACACAACTTCTGCATGGCCTGTGTCACAAAGTACTGGGATAGCAAGGACCCGTGTCAATGTCCACTGTGTCAGGAGACATTCTCGAGACGACCTAAGCTTCACATCAACGCAACCTTCAGAGAAGTTGTAGAGAATTttaaaaagacgagagacagACGTAAAGATGGGCCCCCTTCCAAACCGGAAATAGTTCCCTGTGACGTCTGTACTGGGATGAAGCACAAAGCCCTGAAGTCCTGCCTGGTGTGTCAGACCTCTTACTGTGAGACTCACCTTGAGCCTCATCAGATAGCCTTACCCTTAAAGAGACACAAACTGATCGACCCTGTGGTGAACCTGGAAGACAGGATCTGTAAGAAGCACGACAGATTCCTGGATCTGTTCTGTAGGACTGACCAGACATGTGTGTGTCAGTTCTGCACTGAAACAGACCACAAGACTCATGACACTGTTCCTATAGAGGACGAGTCTGGAGAGAGGAAGGTTCAGCTGGGGAAAACTGAGGCAGAAGTACAGCTGATTATCCAGGGGCGACTGAAGAAGGTTAAAGATATCAAATTCTCAGTAGATCTCAgcaagagagatgcagagagagagatagcagacaGTGTGCAGGTTTTCACTGCTCTGGTGCGCTCCATTGAGAAAAGCCAGGCGGAGCTAATTGAGGTGATTGAGGAGAGGCATAAAGCAGTAGAGTGTCAGGCTGAAGGGCTCATTAAAGAACTAGAGCAGGAAATCACTGAGCTAAAGAGGAGAAGCACTGAGCTGAAGCAGCTCTCACACACTGAGGACCACCTCCAACTTCTCCAGAGCTTCTCATCCGTGGTGTGCACCCCTCCACCCACCAAGGACTGGTCTGAGATCAGTGTTCACAGGGCTGTGAGGAGAGCTGTGTCTCAGCTGGAGGAGACATtgaataaagagatggagaagctGCCTGAGGTCAAACTGAAGAGGATTCAGCAGTATGCAGTGGATGTGACACTGGACCCTGATACAGCAAATCTCTTTCTCATCCTGTCTGACAATGGGAAACAAGTGAGAACTGGAGACACGGAACTGAATCTTCCGGACAATCCAAAAAGGTTTGATCGTTTTACTGTTCTCCTTGGAAAGGATGGCTTCTCCTCAGGGAGATTTTACTATGAGGTGACGGTTAAGGGTAAGACTAGGTGGGATTTAGGAGTTGCCAGAGAGTCCACTGACAGGAAGGGGGATATCACACTGAGCCCTGAACATGGAGTTTGGACTATGATGCTAAGGGATGGGAATGAGTACACAGCCTGTGCCTCACCGCAAGTCCGTCTCTCTCTGAGCGAGAAGCCCCAGAAGGTGGGGGTGTTTGTGGATTATGAGGAGGGTGTGGTCTCTTTTTATAATGTGGAGGCCAGGTCGCATATCTACTCTTTCACTTGCTGCATCTTTACAGAGAAAATCTACCCATTCTTCAGTCCCtgtagtgatgatagtggtaaaAACGCAGCccctctcatcatctctcctgTCAATCACAAATACTGA